A single region of the Borrelia hermsii DAH genome encodes:
- a CDS encoding AI-2E family transporter has protein sequence MPLELKPTDRLKFVKLQSVFYVIALIIMLIAILKIAQTVFKPLAIAVVLGFLVYPIYTFLKKLKIPRVLIVFVIFFVLFLFSYLVFSFVYYSVTILIEQLPYYQKQLIFIMVDILEKYKLDSAIISNIDFSKYIYPFLTRISNEIIGFASSLVVLFLLLYFLLSEIHIFAIKVKNAFRASVSSMFIEALSTINNQISKYLGIKVFVSFLTGFLVFIGLKLFGQDFPRVWAVLTFVFNFIPSIGSILAVFFIVIAALVQFYPNLDLVLYIFIYNTFVQMLIGNILEPKMQGHRLDLSPFLLLCFLFFWGWLWGIVGLLIAYPFTVIIKVIVDNIECLKPFSVFLSGSKILSVDNVGNKES, from the coding sequence ATGCCTTTAGAGCTAAAACCAACCGATAGGTTAAAGTTTGTTAAACTTCAATCTGTTTTTTATGTTATAGCTTTGATTATAATGTTAATTGCTATTTTAAAAATAGCACAAACAGTATTTAAACCTTTAGCTATTGCGGTGGTTCTTGGATTTTTGGTATATCCCATTTATACGTTTCTTAAGAAACTCAAGATACCAAGGGTTTTAATAGTTTTTGTGATTTTTTTTGTTCTTTTTTTATTTTCTTATTTAGTGTTTAGTTTTGTTTATTATAGTGTTACAATTTTAATTGAGCAATTGCCTTATTATCAAAAACAGTTAATTTTTATTATGGTAGATATTCTTGAGAAATATAAGTTGGATAGTGCTATTATTAGCAATATAGATTTTTCTAAATATATATATCCTTTTTTAACACGGATATCTAATGAGATTATTGGATTTGCAAGTAGTTTGGTGGTGTTATTTTTATTGTTGTATTTTTTATTATCAGAAATACATATTTTTGCCATAAAGGTTAAGAATGCTTTTAGGGCGTCTGTTTCGAGTATGTTTATTGAGGCTTTAAGTACGATAAATAATCAAATTAGTAAATATCTGGGAATAAAGGTCTTTGTTAGTTTTCTTACAGGGTTTTTAGTGTTTATAGGTTTGAAGTTATTTGGACAAGATTTTCCTCGTGTATGGGCCGTGCTTACATTTGTGTTCAATTTTATTCCAAGTATAGGTTCAATATTAGCAGTTTTTTTTATTGTGATAGCCGCTTTAGTGCAGTTTTATCCTAATTTAGATTTGGTGCTTTATATATTTATATATAATACTTTTGTTCAAATGTTGATTGGGAATATTCTTGAGCCTAAGATGCAAGGACATAGGCTTGATCTCTCTCCTTTTTTACTGCTTTGTTTTCTTTTCTTTTGGGGATGGCTTTGGGGTATTGTGGGGCTTTTAATAGCCTATCCTTTTACAGTTATTATAAAAGTAATAGTAGATAATATAGAATGTTTAAAGCCTTTTTCTGTGTTTTTAAGTGGTTCAAAGATCTTAAGTGTTGATAATGTAGGGAATAAGGAGAGTTAA
- a CDS encoding haloacid dehalogenase-like hydrolase has product MGKKEKIIALIFDFDDTLIYGNMQQVLFDEYNVDASLFWDEVENLFITYNKNYCNLIANEMIYLSHFLTYVREGIFKGLNNKVLFELGSKLKFFEGVIDLFKEISEINRNLKESDTVINIYIVSSGFRQMILGSSIAPYVTKVWACEFIDTYLMPYYQNLDNKFSENSILSSVCYFVDHTIKTRVIFELNKGSYDKINERIPKSRREIPFKNMFYIADGFNDIPAFEILNNNLNHYKNTLTVYYGNDENAKRLVKERRVGDLAEANYHKGTKLYNWIMEKIHLNI; this is encoded by the coding sequence ATGGGTAAAAAAGAAAAGATTATAGCTTTAATATTTGATTTTGATGACACTTTAATTTATGGTAATATGCAACAGGTACTTTTTGATGAGTATAATGTTGATGCTAGCTTATTTTGGGATGAAGTTGAGAATTTATTTATTACATATAACAAAAATTATTGTAATCTCATTGCTAATGAGATGATATATTTGTCACATTTTTTAACATATGTGAGAGAAGGTATTTTTAAAGGATTAAATAATAAGGTATTGTTTGAATTGGGGTCGAAATTAAAATTTTTTGAAGGTGTGATTGATTTGTTTAAAGAAATAAGTGAAATAAATAGGAATTTAAAGGAATCAGATACAGTAATAAATATTTATATTGTGTCAAGTGGTTTTAGGCAGATGATTTTGGGGAGTAGTATAGCTCCTTATGTTACTAAAGTGTGGGCATGTGAATTTATAGATACATACCTTATGCCTTATTATCAGAATTTAGATAATAAGTTTTCAGAAAATAGTATTTTAAGTAGCGTATGTTATTTCGTGGATCATACAATAAAAACTCGGGTAATTTTCGAGTTAAATAAGGGATCTTATGATAAAATTAATGAGAGGATTCCAAAAAGTAGAAGAGAGATTCCTTTCAAGAATATGTTTTATATTGCGGATGGTTTTAATGATATTCCAGCCTTTGAAATTTTGAATAACAATTTAAATCATTATAAAAATACATTAACGGTTTATTATGGGAATGATGAGAATGCTAAGAGGCTGGTTAAAGAGAGAAGGGTAGGAGATTTGGCTGAAGCTAATTATCATAAGGGAACTAAGTTATATAATTGGATAATGGAAAAAATTCATTTAAATATATGA